The Streptomyces sp. ICC1 DNA window GGCCAAACAGCTCCACGACATGCCCGCCGGCACCAGCGGCCCCCTCGCGCGCACCTTCCGGCTCGTCTACGAGTCCCTCCCGCAGACCGCCCAGCGCACCCTGCGGCTGCTTCCGCTTGCCCCGGCCGGGCTCGTCGACTCGCACACCGCCTCCGCGCTCGCCGGCTGCTCCGTGGCCGCCGCCCAGTCGATCCTGGAGGACTTCGCCGCGCTGGGCCTGCTGCGGACCGCCCCCGACGGGCTCTTCCTGCTCCCCGGCTGCCTCACGCCCCTGCTCCAGGCCCTGCTCCAGGCCAAGGAGCGCCCCGCCGAGGTCCAGCTGGCACGGGCCCGGATGCTGGAGCGCAACGTACGGCTGCTGCTCTCCTGCCGGGCCATGGCGGAGGAGTCCGCCGACTGGGCCGTCGGCCCCGTCGGCGGACCGGAGAAGCTGGACGGCCTGCCGCGCGCCCTGCGCTTCGCCGACCGAAGGTCCGCGGCCACCTGGCTGGACACCCGGCTGCCCGCGCTGTCCGCCGCGGCCACCCTGGCCGTCGCGGACGGGGAGCTGGACACCCTGGCCCGCCGCTTCGTCGCGGCCCTCGCCGGGGCCCTCTCCGACCACCGGGGCACCGCCGGGGCCGCCCCCGAGCTGTACGGGCTGCACCGGCTCGTCCTGGACGTGGCCGAGAGGCGCGATCTGCACCGGGAACAGGCGGCCGCGCTGCTGAACCTCGCCGATCTGGACGCCGAGACCGGCCGCACCCAGGAGGCGCTGGGGCGCTACCGGGCCGCGCTGGACGCCGGAAGGGCGGCGAACGACCCGTACGCGGCGGGCCGCGCGATGGAATCCGTAGGCGGCGCGTACCAGGAGCTCGCGGACTGGCACCGGGCCTCCGACTGGTTCGGCAGGGCCCTGTCCCACGCCCTCGCGCGCGGCGAGCGGACGGACGAGGCGCGGCTGTACGGGCGGCTCGGGAACGTGCACACCTATGCCGGCCGGTACGGGGACGCGCTGCGCAGCTGGCGGGCGGCCTCGGCCGGCTACCGGAGGCTGGCCGATGTCCCCGGCCAGGCAAAGGCGTTGAGCGAGATGGCACGGATCCAGGAGTACGCGGGCCGGCCCGAGGAATCGCTGCACACCTGCCGGGAGGCGGTGGAGATCGCCCGCAGGGCCGGAGACCTGCGGCTCCAGGCCGCGCTGCAGGTGCGCCTGGCGGACACGCTCGACCGGCTCGGCGACCCCGCGGCCGCGCGGCTGCACAGGTCCGCGGCAGACAGATTGCTGGGAGATGACCCCGCAGCCTGCGAAATCCGTAGTGGTTCCGACTGAGATTGTTTGTTTGCAAGGCTAGACAGCGGCTCGTCCTTCATTAGACTGGGTTCACCAGGGCATCCCCTGGGGCATCCCGTTGTGTGTTCTTGTAAACGGGTTTGTATGGAAGTACCCCGAAACATTCCCTGAGCCAAGGACCGTGAGTGACGATGAAGGTCGGCATCCCCCGCGAGGTCAAGAACAACGAGTTCCGGGTCGCCATCACGCCTGCCGGCGTGCATGAGCTGGTCCGCAACGGCCACCAGGTCTTCATCGAGCAGAACGCCGGTGTGGGCTCCTCGATCACGGACGCGGAGTACGTCTCCGCCGGCGCCGAGATCCTGGGCACCGCCGACGAGGTCTGGGCGACCGCCGACCTGCTGCTGAAGGTCAAGGAGCCCATCGCGGAGGAGTACCACCGCCTCCGCAAGGACCAGACGCTCTTCACCTACCTGCACCTCGCGGCCTCCCGCGAGTGCACGGACGCGCTGCTGGAGTCCGGCACCACCGCCATCGCGTACGAGACGGTCGAGCTGGCCAACCGCGCCCTCCCGCTGCTCGCCCCGATGTCCGAGGTCGCGGGCCGCCTGGCCCCGCAGGTCGGCGCCTACCACCTGATGCGCTCGGTCGGCGGCCGCGGCGTGCTCCCGGGCGGCGTCCCCGGCACCCACGCCGGCGAGTGCGTCGTCATCGGTGGCGGTGTCTCCGGCTGGAACGCCGTGCAGATCGCCGTCGGCATGGGCTTCCACGTGACCCTGCTGGACCGCGACATCAACAAGCTCCGCGAGGCCGACAAGATCTTCGGCACGAAGATCAAGACGATCGTCTCCAACGCCTACGAGCTGGAGAAGGCCGTCATCGAGGCCGACCTCGTCGTCGGCGCGGTGCTGATCCCGGGTGCGAAGGCCCCGAAGCTGGTCACCAACGAGCTCGTCGCCAAGATGAAGCCCGGAAGTGTCCTTGTCGACATTGCGATCGACCAGGGC harbors:
- a CDS encoding tetratricopeptide repeat protein; the encoded protein is MADFVGRRRELKELREDIARTGLDTLSGRKAKAPRARVLLVAGRPGSGRTALAEALVREIESDYPDGVLKVRLTSPTGEAVPTERAVRTLLEALGRPTPPGAAEDELSSALREALAGRRAVLLVDDAQDPHQVDALLPDTPECLVVVTAEGPLTGIPDVRPCTLGGLDTPSAVRMLVHRIGDIRVANDPRAAEALAEECGGQPAALSLAGGWLAARPKASVSDVAKQLHDMPAGTSGPLARTFRLVYESLPQTAQRTLRLLPLAPAGLVDSHTASALAGCSVAAAQSILEDFAALGLLRTAPDGLFLLPGCLTPLLQALLQAKERPAEVQLARARMLERNVRLLLSCRAMAEESADWAVGPVGGPEKLDGLPRALRFADRRSAATWLDTRLPALSAAATLAVADGELDTLARRFVAALAGALSDHRGTAGAAPELYGLHRLVLDVAERRDLHREQAAALLNLADLDAETGRTQEALGRYRAALDAGRAANDPYAAGRAMESVGGAYQELADWHRASDWFGRALSHALARGERTDEARLYGRLGNVHTYAGRYGDALRSWRAASAGYRRLADVPGQAKALSEMARIQEYAGRPEESLHTCREAVEIARRAGDLRLQAALQVRLADTLDRLGDPAAARLHRSAADRLLGDDPAACEIRSGSD
- the ald gene encoding alanine dehydrogenase encodes the protein MKVGIPREVKNNEFRVAITPAGVHELVRNGHQVFIEQNAGVGSSITDAEYVSAGAEILGTADEVWATADLLLKVKEPIAEEYHRLRKDQTLFTYLHLAASRECTDALLESGTTAIAYETVELANRALPLLAPMSEVAGRLAPQVGAYHLMRSVGGRGVLPGGVPGTHAGECVVIGGGVSGWNAVQIAVGMGFHVTLLDRDINKLREADKIFGTKIKTIVSNAYELEKAVIEADLVVGAVLIPGAKAPKLVTNELVAKMKPGSVLVDIAIDQGGCFEDSRPTTHAEPTFQVHNSVFYCVANMPGAVPNTSTYALTNATLPYIVQLANLGWVEALRRDPALGLGLNTHDGQVVYGPVAEAHGLETLELSTLLG